Below is a genomic region from uncultured Cohaesibacter sp..
CAACCTGCTTTATGCCAAGCGGCGTATCATGAATGTCGAGGCCAAGCGCCAGATTGCCCGCGAAGTGGCGCGCGAGATCCCGGATGGCAGTTCGATTGCCCTGTCCATCGGTACGACGCCCGAAATGGTCATTGAAGCCCTGCAGGAAAAGGCCAACCTCAAGGTCTTTACCAACAATCTCAACGTCGCCATGCAGGCGAGCGAGCGCCACGACTGGTCGGTGACCATCGCGGGCGGCTCCATCCGCCCCGGCGACCGGGACATACTCGGCTCGGACGTCGAGGCCTTCTTTGATCGCTTCGAGGTCGATTTCGGCATTTTCGGCGTGGCCGGTGTCACGCAGGACGGTGGCCTTCTGGACTTCTCGGAGGCCGAGGTCGGCAGTCGCCGCTCCATCCTCAAGAACTGCCGGGTTTCGTTCCTCGTCATGGACCACACCAAGTTCGGGCGACCTGCCCATGTCAGGGGCGGGCATCTGTCTGATGTCTCAACGATCTTCTGCGACAAACCCGTTCCGGAAAAACTCACCGACAAACTGGGCAAGACCCGTCTCATCATCGCCGCTCCCGAAAGGGACGAAGAGGGGGAAGCATGATCAATGCGCATCCCGCCCATCACGGGCGCTCCATCGAGCTTTTTGGCATAACCAAAACCTGGGATCAGGTGCACGCCCTCGACGATGTCACTATCTCCATCCCGGCGGGGGTCTTTCACCGCATTGCTCGGGCCGTCCGGCTGCGGCAAGTCCACCCTCCTGCGCATCATCGCCGGGCTCGAGGTCGCCACTGAAGGCAAGGTCATGATCGGGGACGAGGATGTCACGCGGCGCTCGCCGGACAAGCGCGACCTCTCCATGGTCTTCCAGTCCTATGCCCTGTTTCCTCATCTCGATGTTGCCGAGAATATCATCTTCGGATTGCGCACCCGGCGCGAGCCAAAGGCCCAGCGAACCGAAAAACTGCTGTCGGTGGCCGAATTGATGGGCCTTCAGCATCTGCTCGACCGCAAACCGGCGGAATTGTCCGGTGGGCAACAACAGCGCGTTGCGCTCGCCCGTGCGGTCATCGCAGAGCGCTCGATCTGCCTGATGGACGAGCCGCTGTCGAACCTTGACGCCAAGCTGCGCCACGAGATGCGCCTAGAGCTCAGAGCGCTGCAGCAGAAGCTCGGCTTCACCATGGTCTATGTCACCCATGATCAGGCCGAGGCCATCACCATGGCCGATCAGGTGGTGTTGCTCAAGGACGGCAAGGTGGAGCAGGTCGATGCGCCCCGCGCCCTTTATGAAACGCCACGCACCACTTTTGCCGCCCGCTTCATCGGCACGCCTCCCATGAGCCTGTTTGACGCTGGCGCCTTCGGTGAGCGAGGCGCGATGCTCGAACAGCTCGCAGGCACGGGATGTTCTGGTCGGATTGCGACCCGAAGCCATCCAGCCGTCCGAGGATGGCTGGGTCGATGCCACCATTGCCTCCGTCGAGTATTTGGGAGCCGACACCATGCTCGGCTGTGATCTCGCAGGACAAATGATCACCGTGCGTGCTTCGGGGCGCTCCTCCTATGCCCCCGGCATGCCGGTCTGTCTTTCCTTTGCCCCTGAGGAACTGGCCTTTTTCGACAAGGCATCAGGGGCTCGCCTAGTCAAGTCCACGACAATGATTGAGGCGCTGAAGCCTTGATCAAAAGCAAGTTTCATCTTCATTGACGACAGATTAAAAGGTCCAAACCCATGGCTTCCCATTTCATGAAATCTGCCCTTGCTGCTGCTCTGCTGGCCGCAACGTCTCTTCCTGCATTTGCTGTTGATCTGCAGTTCTACTTCCCGGTTTCCGTTGGTGGCAAGGCTGCCGACACCATTCAGGAACTGACCGATCAATATGTCAAAGAGCATGACGATGTAACCATCGATGCCATCTATGCCGGTTCCTACACCGACGCTCTGACCAAGGCCATGACCGCCGCTCGCGGTGGCAAGGCTCCTCAGCTCAGCGTTCTGCTCTCCACCGACATGTTCACCTTGATCGATCAGGATCTGATCGAGCCGTTCGATGATTTCGTCTCCGAAGACGAAGCCAAGGAATGGTTCGGCTCCTTCTATCCTGCCTTCATGCTCAACAGCCAGACTGGCGGCAAGACATGGGGCATTCCTTTCCAGCGCTCGACGCCCGTCATGTACTGGAACAAGGAAATTTTCAAGGAAGCCGGTCTCGATCCGGAACATGCTCCGGCAAGCTGGGACGAACTGGTTGAAATCGGCCAGAAGCTGACCAAGAAAGACGACAGCGGCAACGTCACCCAGTGGGGCCTGCGTATCCCGCTTGATGGCTTCCCTTACTGGCTGTTCCAGGGTCTCTCCACCCCGGCGGGTGCCATCCTTGCCAATCAGGACGGCAACGAAACCAACTTTGACGATCCCAAAGTGGTCGAAGCCCTGCAGTTCATCGTCGACATGCAGCAGAAACACAAGATCATGGAAGAGGGCATCACCGCATGGGCCGCAACGCCGAAAGCCTTCTTCGAGCGTGAAGCTGCCATGGTCTGGACCACGACCGGCAACCTGACCAACATCCGCACCAACGCCACCTTCGACTTCGGCGTTGCCTTCCTGCCCAAGAAAGAACGCTTTGGCG
It encodes:
- a CDS encoding DeoR family transcriptional regulator, with the translated sequence NLLYAKRRIMNVEAKRQIAREVAREIPDGSSIALSIGTTPEMVIEALQEKANLKVFTNNLNVAMQASERHDWSVTIAGGSIRPGDRDILGSDVEAFFDRFEVDFGIFGVAGVTQDGGLLDFSEAEVGSRRSILKNCRVSFLVMDHTKFGRPAHVRGGHLSDVSTIFCDKPVPEKLTDKLGKTRLIIAAPERDEEGEA
- a CDS encoding ABC transporter ATP-binding protein → MSLSPSRRGSFTALLGPSGCGKSTLLRIIAGLEVATEGKVMIGDEDVTRRSPDKRDLSMVFQSYALFPHLDVAENIIFGLRTRREPKAQRTEKLLSVAELMGLQHLLDRKPAELSGGQQQRVALARAVIAERSICLMDEPLSNLDAKLRHEMRLELRALQQKLGFTMVYVTHDQAEAITMADQVVLLKDGKVEQVDAPRALYETPRTTFAARFIGTPPMSLFDAGAFGERGAMLEQLAGTGCSGRIATRSHPAVRGWLGRCHHCLRRVFGSRHHARL
- a CDS encoding TOBE domain-containing protein, producing the protein MRPEAIQPSEDGWVDATIASVEYLGADTMLGCDLAGQMITVRASGRSSYAPGMPVCLSFAPEELAFFDKASGARLVKSTTMIEALKP
- a CDS encoding ABC transporter substrate-binding protein, whose product is MASHFMKSALAAALLAATSLPAFAVDLQFYFPVSVGGKAADTIQELTDQYVKEHDDVTIDAIYAGSYTDALTKAMTAARGGKAPQLSVLLSTDMFTLIDQDLIEPFDDFVSEDEAKEWFGSFYPAFMLNSQTGGKTWGIPFQRSTPVMYWNKEIFKEAGLDPEHAPASWDELVEIGQKLTKKDDSGNVTQWGLRIPLDGFPYWLFQGLSTPAGAILANQDGNETNFDDPKVVEALQFIVDMQQKHKIMEEGITAWAATPKAFFEREAAMVWTTTGNLTNIRTNATFDFGVAFLPKKERFGAPTGGGNFVLFKDASEEQKKAAVDFVKWMSAPEQAAKWSIATGYVAPSPAAWETEAMKEYVKDVPQALVARDQLEYAVAELSTYDNQRITNFLNDAIHAAIAGEKTPEEALKEAQAQADRILKKYR